One genomic segment of Erysipelotrichaceae bacterium 66202529 includes these proteins:
- a CDS encoding vancomycin resistance protein, whose translation MINEKNDLRTKKRSDFRLMLGGWYYTWRRYISWYTSDRTFALKCEKETYPIVCFSHKSLLKRNLTKEEEVYQENKVVNLRLAVKQLDKVIINPKETLSYWKIIGKPSAAKGYKKGMMLKDGTIVYGIGGGLCQLSNLLFWITLHTPLEIVERHRHGYDVFPDANRTQPFGSGATCFYPYGDLMIYNPSEQPFQLCLHVGETYLHGEWRMLNPLKVHYEVIERNHEIRREWWGGYSRHNQLYRLTLSEEGTLLEEIMVAENHAMMMYQPLLDSQ comes from the coding sequence ATGATAAATGAAAAAAATGATCTGCGTACAAAAAAACGTTCAGATTTTCGCCTGATGCTGGGAGGCTGGTATTATACATGGCGCAGATATATATCCTGGTATACCTCTGACAGAACGTTTGCCTTGAAATGTGAAAAGGAAACGTATCCCATTGTCTGTTTTTCCCATAAGAGTCTGCTGAAACGGAATCTTACAAAAGAGGAAGAAGTATATCAGGAAAATAAAGTAGTGAATCTGCGTCTGGCAGTGAAGCAGCTGGACAAGGTAATCATAAATCCTAAGGAGACATTGAGCTATTGGAAAATAATAGGGAAGCCGTCAGCGGCAAAAGGATATAAAAAGGGTATGATGCTGAAGGATGGTACGATTGTATACGGCATTGGCGGAGGCTTGTGTCAGTTGTCAAATCTATTGTTCTGGATCACGCTGCATACACCGCTGGAGATTGTCGAACGGCATCGCCACGGTTATGATGTGTTTCCGGACGCTAACCGGACACAGCCCTTTGGAAGCGGTGCTACCTGCTTTTATCCCTATGGCGATTTGATGATCTACAATCCGAGTGAGCAGCCCTTTCAGCTATGTCTGCATGTGGGAGAAACATATTTGCACGGAGAATGGAGAATGCTTAATCCGTTAAAGGTGCATTATGAAGTCATTGAGCGTAATCATGAAATACGCAGGGAATGGTGGGGTGGCTACAGCCGACATAACCAGCTCTATCGGCTCACACTGTCTGAGGAAGGAACGCTGCTGGAGGAAATTATGGTAGCTGAGAATCATGCCATGATGATGTATCAGCCGTTACTGGATAGTCAGTGA
- a CDS encoding DUF1905 domain-containing protein has product MEYAFAERIYRQGNRYFIRIPFNVYEKCNKKGVIPVRVMLEEAMFECRLIPKGSGFYVIPVSKAVAHSITCDRDINVSFEIIPELTRINHDSPYTIENPIRKIDHIERVTYSKTGYCGQCCIAMLTGLPVEEVIAFMQAKAWQCSFSKVIEALNYFGIAHEDKLTYTNKTAFVLPKCCIVTVRGKERNHFALYYKGTFYDTMQIDFEDIIGYLKIEAV; this is encoded by the coding sequence ATGGAATATGCATTCGCGGAGCGTATATACAGACAGGGAAATCGTTATTTTATCAGAATTCCTTTCAATGTATATGAGAAATGCAATAAAAAAGGAGTTATTCCTGTAAGGGTTATGCTGGAGGAAGCTATGTTTGAATGCAGGCTGATTCCAAAAGGGAGCGGCTTTTATGTGATTCCTGTTTCAAAGGCTGTCGCACATAGCATTACCTGTGACCGCGACATAAATGTTTCCTTTGAAATAATACCTGAGCTAACACGAATCAATCATGACAGTCCCTATACAATAGAAAATCCTATACGCAAAATTGACCATATAGAAAGGGTTACGTATTCCAAAACAGGATATTGTGGACAATGCTGTATCGCTATGCTTACAGGACTGCCTGTGGAAGAGGTCATAGCTTTTATGCAGGCAAAGGCATGGCAATGCTCCTTTTCCAAGGTGATAGAGGCATTGAATTATTTTGGTATTGCGCATGAGGATAAGCTTACATATACGAATAAAACGGCATTTGTATTACCAAAGTGCTGCATTGTTACAGTACGGGGGAAGGAAAGAAACCATTTTGCTTTATATTATAAGGGAACGTTTTATGACACGATGCAGATTGATTTTGAGGATATTATCGGCTATTTGAAAATCGAAGCTGTGTAA